AGAAATAATTCTGGGTGCGTCTTGTTGTCGACAGTAACTGGGATGTTTCCAGGGTAACTATGGATAAAGGCGACAAGCATGTCCCGGTTTAACAATATAGGGTAAAGATTTTTGTTTGCCGCTTCTTTTGAATTGATTTCAATAGTGCTGATATTTTTGTAGTCAGGTTCGTAGTGTATACGGTATCCAGGATCATCCAGGAGTGCGTAGGCAAGATTGCTCGCGTCGTCCTCGACTACCTTGTAGTTACGCGCCTGTAAGGTTTGGTGAATTGCCGAATACTCCTCGCCTTTGACGACAGTTCGGTCGATTACAATAGATTTGAAACCCAATGCTTCGATTTCGGTCAGTTGTTGCGTGAAAGTGAGTTTAGATATCCTGTAATTCCAGTCATCTGCTGGGCTATTTTTCGCGCCACCATTGCTCCAGTGAATTGTGTGTGAGTTTAGGTAAAGGCGGACTTGGGAAAAAGCGCCCCACCCGTAGTAAGGGCTTTCGCGTAAATATTGAGCGTAAGGGTATTGATAGACCATTGAGTTTTTTGGAATGGTCTGTTCTAACTGGCTAACGAAATTGCGCTCTGCTTTATACTGATCTGCAAAGGGTTGATTTCTGCGGTTCGAAGTCGCAGGGATCTGATCGAACAGTCCTACGATAGTAATAGTTAGAATCAGTACTGAAGCGATCATTCGTCCTTTTTGTTCTTTGCGATCTCGCCATCCATCAGCTATTCGGGCGCCGAATAATAGTAGGAAGAAAATAAGGAGTACGGCGAAACGATCATAGGCACGGATGGTAGGGAATATCAAAGCTATCAGAGTGCCAATGCCTCCAAATATGCAGCACAGCAATGAAAATAGGATTAAGGGGAGTAGGGTGTCGATCAAGCTCAATTGATTATTGGTTGTGGCGGAGGTGTCAGCTTTTCTGAGTATGGGAAGTGCTAGAGCGGTGAGTGCTGCCGCAAGTAATAGTGATCCCAAAAGGCCGAGAGAGACTGCGGCAACGGATGAGTATTTTCTTGCGGCGGTATTAGAGCTTAGGATTTTCTCTCCTGCTTTTGCGATTGACGGTATTCTATGATTGGTGGCGGGAGCGATAAGTTGCTTCAGGCTTGTGCTATAAACTTCAGCCTCAAAAGGGTGCTTTATCAACACGGGATCCGCTGTATTTCCCGTGGGGTAAAACTCACTGTGATGATTTTTTTTGTAAGTGTAGAGTGGTAGCTGTATCAGTAATGACGCTGCGACAAGCAGCAAAATATAGATGGTAGAGGGGGTAAGCAGGATAGGTTTTTTCCAGTCCACCAATACAGCTCGGGCACCAGCTGAAAATCCGAGTGTGAGTAGTATGAAAAACGCGTAGTACCCATCGGATATCGCTATGAGTAAAATGAAAAGTGCGCCGAGCAGAAAAAAACGATCAGTTATAAGTTTTTTGGGGGCTGCCAAAAGTATGTGATCAAATTTTCCCTGTAGAGTCCATATTACAGAAACGAGGGCAAGAGGAACTATGAAATAATTGGGTATAAAAGAGTAAATGAGAAAATTTATTCTGAAGGTAGTAAAGGCAAATAGGAAGGCGACACAAACCCCGCAGAGCCTAGAGATATTAAGCAGTCTGCAAGCAGTGAAAGATGTGAGTGCGATCAATGAAAAGTTTAGCAGGTAGTAGAATTGCTGAAGGTAAATTGGGTCTTTGATAAAAAAGTTTAGACCCAGCATGATGACTGAGTGCAGTGCGCTGGTTTGTGCGGCGGCATTGTGATGCCAGCTTGCAACTTCTGGTGCTCCTAGGAATGGATTGCTAAGCACCCATCCCGTATCGGTTAATACTTTCGTCAGGGTCAATTGCCATATGTCATCCCCATTTCCATATATCATAGGGATCGACATGTCCCAATGGTTAAGCCCTAGAACATAGTAGCCTAGCACCATCGGTAGAATTATCAGAAGGCCAATGTAAATTCCCAGTTTTTTTAGTAATGGCTTTTTGTTTTGGCGCAATGCTTCTTGCATCCTGGAATGTACCTTGTGTTTTTTTAACTTGCGTTATTTTTGAAGATGAATAATTTGCAGGCGATGAACATCACGGTGCTGTAAATTACTATTCCACAGAGTTGCGCAATGTAAGGATTGATTTTCAGGGCGTTTAACGCGAGTAACACTGCAGCTGCGTTCAATAAATAGGCGATAATGGCGCACAGTATATATTTAGGGAACGAGTGCCTCGCAGGGTTCGTGCTTTTAAATGTCCAGATGCTATTCAGGATAAAGCTAATGGCCAAGCCTACGGCATAACCCACAGCATTAGCCGTCAGCGGGCCGAGGGATGTAAAGTACATGATTGCATAGATAGCGGCCAAACCTGTCAGCGTGTTTAACACGCCGACAAGTAAGAATTTCATCGTCTGAATGGCCAGTGCAATCATTCTGGCGCTCGCGCAGACATACGGTACTGAGCACCTAGTGCGAGCCAATTCAACTTCCGCTCCAGCGGGCGCAGATAGCTCAAGAAGGCCGGAAAGAAAAGTTTGTAGTCAACGCTGGGTTTTGCCCAGCCACCGGCAGTTGCGCGTTTCGCCATAGTCCGCCCCAGAATCAGTTTTGCGTTTACATCAAGGGGGCAGGTGTTCACCGCTTTTACGGTCAGTGGATTCAGCGGGTTATGCTCATATATCGTTAGAATTCCTCCTGGTTTGGTGATGCGTAGCAACTCCTTTAACCAGTGATCATGGTCTTCGTGCGGTATATGGTGAAAGACGCAAGCTGTGAATACGATATCCTGGCTGTGTGTAGGCAAAGGGATAGTGTTTTCAATCTGTACGTATCTTTCGTCACCGGGGAATCTGATTTTTGCGATTTCAATACTGCGAGATGAGACATCCCCGCAAGTAATCGCACTGCCAGGGAAATATTTTCTGAAGAAGGGTAATGAGTTTCCGATACCGCTGCCGAAGTCAAAAACAGAGGCCGAGGGCAGTTTTTGATCTGCTACTAGCGCTGCCAAGTCTGCAATTTTGTATTCAGAAAAAAACTCCGGGTTTTCGCCGGTAATTGCGACGTTCTCTTTATGCTGATCATGGTACTCGTCAGCAAGTAGATCGAATTCGGCACGTACGCGTTGATCTTTATCCGGGTTGATATTATCGCTCAATTCGATGTCTCCTTGTTGGGCTCCGTTTTGATCTCCTTGTCCAGAGATGAGACTATCTCTTGAATAATAAACAAAGGTCGGCCTTTGGTTTCTATATAGAGTCTTCCCAAATACTCTCCCATGACACCAGCAACAAATAACTGCATGCTGCCCAGCGCCAGCATGATCACTGCCAGGGATGTCCATCCTTCTACACTGTTGCCTGTGAAGTAGTGAAGCAACACATAACCCAATAGCAGTACTGTGGCCGCCCCGAAGCCAATGCCTAAATACGATGCCATGCGCAAAGGGCGTACAGAGAATCCGGTGATTGCATCTATTGCAAACTTAATCATCTTCGACAACGGGTACTTTGTTTCCCCGGCGAATCGTGCTGCGCGCTCATAGGGAAGGGCTTCTTGCTTAAGACCGATCCAACTGACCATTCCGCGAATAAAGCGATGATGCTCAGGCATTCCGTTCAGCAAGTCGACGGCTCGACGACTCATCAGGCGGAAGTCCCCGGTATCTGCAGGGATGTCGATGTCTACCATCCGGTTAAGCATGCGATAGAAGAAGTGAGCCGAAGCCTTTTTGAACATCGTCTCGCCGTCGCGTTTAATCCGCTGGCCGTAGACAACGTCGCATCCGTGGTCCATTCGTTCCATCATTTTTGATAGCAGTTCTGGAGGATCCTGAAGGTCGGCGTCGAGGATGAAAACCCGATTGCCCCGACAGAGTTGCAAGCCGGCTGACAATGCAAGTTGATGACCATGGTTGCGTGAGAGATTGATGGCAACCACGCGGCGATCAATTTGCGACAGATCCTGCATGATTTTCCACGTTGAATCCCTGGATCCATCATTGATCAGGACGAGTTCGTAGTCATCGTTAAGTTGCTCTGTACAGACGGCGGTAACTCGTCGGTGCAACTCGAGAATCCCGTCTTCCTCGTTATAACAAGGAATGACTACAGATAATGTTGGCCCTGCCATTGATTCATCCTTAATTCTGAAAAGATTGCGTCATTTGCGTTACATGGACGAATGCCATGCATAGGCATGGGCAATGATATCGTCTAGAGCAGGGTAACGTGGGGTCCAGTTCAAAGCCTTCCTTGCCTGTGCGGAGTCCGCGACGAGCACTGATGGGTCGCCCATGCGCCTGGCTACAAACTCATGAGGAACTGCCTGGCGAGTGATTCGTTGCACGCTATTCAGAACATCTTTAACGCTATAGCCGGCGCCGTTCCCCAGGTTCAGCTTCAGGGAGTCGCCCTGATTTCGCAAATGATTCAATGCCGACAGGTGGGCGGCGGCTATGTCGCAGACGTGAATGTAGTCGCGCACGCATGTGCCATCGGCAGTTGAATAGTCATCGCCAAAAATTTTCAGCGAAGGGCCGTTGCCCAGGGCGGCATTGATTGCCAAAGGTATCAAGTGCGTTTCCGGCTCATGGCGCTCGCCTAGCGAACCGTCTGGTTGAGCGCCTGCAGCGTTAAAGTACCGCAGGCACACGTGACGTATACCGTAGGCCTGTTCGTAATCAGGTAGAACCTGCTCGACTGCGAGCTTGGATCGGCCATAAGGATTTATCGGAACGGTTTGGTGAGCCTCGCAAATAGCGCCGTTGGTAGGGCTCCCAAAAATGGCCGCAGTAGATGAAAATATGAAGTTCTTGATCTGATGGTGCGCCATGCTCGCCAGCAAGGCGAGGGTCTTGCTCAGATTGTTCTCGTAATACTTCGCAGGCTGCAGGACCGATTCCCCCACTTGAATGTAGGAAGCAAAATGCATTACTGCGTCGATCTCATGTTCCTGAAAAATTTGCTCGAGGAGTTCGCGATTACCAGCGTCCCCGACAATAAGAGGCACGCTCTGAGGCACGGTGTCGGCAAACCCGGAACTCAGGTCGTCGAGCACGACGGCTCCCAAGCCCTCTTCAGTCAGCATTCTCACCATGTGAGAACCTATATAACCGGCGCCCCCAATAACCAGTACGTTTTTCGCCGTCACACCGCCTCTCCTTCGATGGCTTAGAGTCCGTTTTGCACATTCAATAAAATGGCGCTTGTTAATCCTTCTGACACTATATCAATCTTGGTGCGTGCCTGGGCCTTGCAGCATGCGCTTTGAACGTTTTTTGACGCTGCAGGTTCAAGCCAACATCGGATAAGTAAACAACCCAAAATGCAGCAAATTCAGCCCGAAATGCGTAACAACCGCGGCCCCCAACCCCCCGAACCGATACGCTAGTCCATACCCGACGCCAGCAATAGTCGCCAGCAACGTCCATTGCCATCCCGCACCTAAGTGCACCAACCCGAACAGCAACGCCGCCAAAAACAGCGCCAGATTCTCCCCATACGGCAACTGCTTGAACCGACGGCTTAACCCGCCCTGGATGTACCCGCGAAATAGCGCTTCCTCCACCAGCGTCACCAGAAGCAGGTTATTCAAAACCCATAGCCAAGCCTGTTCCGGCCACTTCGGCGCCCAACTGATGACGCCCAACAACGCAGCGCCGCCCAATGCGGCAATTGCCGTCAGGGTCAACGCCAGCGCCATGGCACAGATCGACAGGCGCAGGGGGCGGCGTGCAACAATCCACGGGCATACCAGCAGCAGCCAGAAGCCGATCAGCGGCTTGTCCTGGTTCAGGTACAGGGAGAAGGGCACGGCATCGTCGGTGAAGCGTTGCGGGTCGATGGCCCGGCCATTGTAGAACCCAGGCAGCCAGTGCATGGCCAGGGCCAGGGCGAGCACCACGAACAGGCCGTGGCCCAGGTACTGGCCGACGCGGCTGCGTTGCTGGCGCACGGCAAAGCCGGCAGCCAACAGCAGCAAGATCGACAGGGCGGCCAGCAGGCCCAGTTGCCCGTAGCTCAGGGCCAGTGCGTAGCCAATGGAAAGAAGTGCCAGGTACATCCATGGCAGAGCAGTCATGGGGAATCCTTGTTGCGTAAGAATGGGTATTGCAGAGACGTAGTACTGCGCCGGATCTGTAGTCGCCATTGCGACCGGTGAGTCAGATTTGGCGGGGGCGCAGTATAACCGCCTCGTCCTGGCACGGCAGCCCAATGCAAAACACCGCCCGAAGGCGGTGTTTTTTTCAGGCAGCGTCAGGAGGCAATCAGTTGCCGCAGAACGTAGTGCAGGATCCCGCCGGACTTGAAGTATTCCACTTCATTCAAGGTGTCGATGCGGCACAGCACCTCGATCTTCTCCTGGCTGCCATCCTCACGGGTGATCACCAGGGTCAGGTTCATCCGCGGCGTCAGTTCCGTACCGCTGAGGCCGAGAATGTCCAGGGTTTCCTTGCCGGTCAGCTTCAGGCTCTTGCGGTTCTGGTCCAGCTTGAACTGCAAGGGCAGGACGCCCATGCCCACCAGGTTGGAGCGGTGGATACGTTCGAAGCTTTCGGCGATCACTGCCTTGACTCCCAGCAGGTTGGTGCCTTTGGCCGCCCAGTCGCGGCTCGAACCGGTGCCGTATTCCTGGCCGGCGATCACCACCAGCGGCGTGCCGTCGGCCTGATAGCGCATGGCTGCGTCATAGATCGCCAACTTCTCGCCGGTGGGAATGTACAAGGTGTTGCCACCTTCCTCGCCGCCGAGCATTTCGTTGCGAATGCGGATGTTGGCGAAGGTACCGCGCATCATCACTTCGTGGTTGCCGCGCCGTGAGCCGTAGGAGTTGAAGTCCCGCGGTTCCACGCCCTTGTCCCGCAGGTAGCGGCCAGCCGGGCTGTCGGCCTTGATGTTGCCGGCCGGGGAGATGTGGTCGGTGGTCACCGAGTCCCCCAGCAGGGCCAGTACCCGGGCGCCGCTGACATCGGTGATCTGCGGCAGCGGGCCGGCGATGTCATCGAAGAACGGCGGGTGCTGGATATAGGTGGAGTCGTCCTGCCACACATAGGTGGCGGCCTGCGGCACTTCGATGGCTTGCCACTGTGCATCCCCGGCGAACACTTCGGCGTACTCCTTGTGGAACATCCGAGTGTTGACCTGGGCCACGGCGTCGGCGATCTCCTTGCTGCTGGGCCAGATGTCCCGCAGGTACACCGGCTGGCCGTCCTTGCCCTGGCCCAGAGGCTCGCTGCTGATGTCGATGCGCACCGTGCCCGCCAGGGCATAGGCCACGACCAGGGGCGGCGAGGCCAGCCAGTTGGTTTTCACCAGTGGATGCACCCGGCCCTCGAAGTTGCGGTTGCCCGACAGCACCGAGGCCACGCTGAGGTCGGCCTGCTGGATGGCTTTCTCGATCGGCTCCTGCAGCGGGCCGGAGTTGCCGATGCAGGTGGTGCAGCCGTAGCCCACCAGATCGAAGCCCAGTTGGTCCAGGTAAGGCGTCAGGCCGGCAGCCTTGTAGTAGTCGGTCACCACCTTGGAACCTGGAGCCAGCGAGCTCTTGACCCAGGGTTTGCGTTGCAGGCCTTTTTCCACGGCCTTCTTCGCCACCAGGCCGGCGGCCATCATGACGCTGGGGTTGGAGGTGTTGGTGCAGGAGGTGATGGCCGCGATCACCACGGCACCGTTTTTCAAGCGATAGGTCTGGCCGTCGTACTGGTAGTCGGCTTCGCCCACCAGGTCCGCGTTGCCCACCGCCACACCACCGCCACCTTCGCTTTCCAGGCGGCCTTCTTCCTTGCTGGTGGGTTTGAACTGCAGGTCGAGGAAGTCAGTGAAAGCCTGGGCAACGTTGGGCAGTGCAACCCGGTCCTGCGGCCGTTTGGGGCCGGCGAGGCTGGCCTCCACGGTGCCCATGTCCAGCGCCAGGCTGTCGGTGAATACCGGCTCCTTGCCCGGCAGGCGCCACAGGCCCTGGGCCTTGCTGTAGGCCTCCACCAGTTTCACCAGTTCGTCGGGGCGCCCGGACAGTCGCAGGTAGTCCAGGGTGATGTCATCCACCGGGAAGAAGCCGCAGGTGGCGCCGTATTCCGGTGCCATGTTGGCGATGGTGGCACGGTCCGCCAGGGGCAGGTCGGCCAGGCCGTCACCGTAGAACTCGACGAATTTGCCGACCACGCCTTTCTTGCGCAGCATCTGGGTCACCGTCAGCACCAGGTCGGTGGCGGTGATGCCTTCCTTGAGCTTGCCGGTGAGCTTGAAGCCGATGACTTCGGGAATCAGCATCGACACCGGCTGGCCGAGCATCGCCGCCTCGGCTTCGATCCCGCCCACGCCCCAGCCCAGTACGCCAAGGCCATTGATCATGGTGGTGTGGGAGTCGGTGCCCACCAGGGTATCGGGGAAGGCGTAGGTGCGGCCGTCCTCGTCCTTGGTCCAGACCGTGCGCCCCAGGTATTCCAGGTTGACCTGATGGCAGATGCCGGTGCCCGGCGGTACCACGCTGAAGTTGTCGAAGGCGCTCTGGCCCCAGCGCAGGAAGGCATAGCGCTCGCCGTTGCGTTGCATCTCGATATCGACGTTCTGCTCGAAGGCGCTGCTGCTGGCGAATTTGTCCACCATCACCGAGTGGTCGATCACCAGGTCCACCGGTGACAGCGGGTTGATCCGCTGCGGAT
The DNA window shown above is from Pseudomonas protegens CHA0 and carries:
- a CDS encoding glycosyltransferase family 2 protein, which gives rise to MAGPTLSVVIPCYNEEDGILELHRRVTAVCTEQLNDDYELVLINDGSRDSTWKIMQDLSQIDRRVVAINLSRNHGHQLALSAGLQLCRGNRVFILDADLQDPPELLSKMMERMDHGCDVVYGQRIKRDGETMFKKASAHFFYRMLNRMVDIDIPADTGDFRLMSRRAVDLLNGMPEHHRFIRGMVSWIGLKQEALPYERAARFAGETKYPLSKMIKFAIDAITGFSVRPLRMASYLGIGFGAATVLLLGYVLLHYFTGNSVEGWTSLAVIMLALGSMQLFVAGVMGEYLGRLYIETKGRPLFIIQEIVSSLDKEIKTEPNKETSN
- the acnA gene encoding aconitate hydratase AcnA codes for the protein MPSLDSLKTLKTLKVDDKTYHYFSLPDAARSLGDIDTLPMSLKVLLENLLRWEDDKTVTGADLKAIAAWLKERRSDREIQYRPARVLMQDFTGVPAVVDLAAMRAAMAKAGGDPQRINPLSPVDLVIDHSVMVDKFASSSAFEQNVDIEMQRNGERYAFLRWGQSAFDNFSVVPPGTGICHQVNLEYLGRTVWTKDEDGRTYAFPDTLVGTDSHTTMINGLGVLGWGVGGIEAEAAMLGQPVSMLIPEVIGFKLTGKLKEGITATDLVLTVTQMLRKKGVVGKFVEFYGDGLADLPLADRATIANMAPEYGATCGFFPVDDITLDYLRLSGRPDELVKLVEAYSKAQGLWRLPGKEPVFTDSLALDMGTVEASLAGPKRPQDRVALPNVAQAFTDFLDLQFKPTSKEEGRLESEGGGGVAVGNADLVGEADYQYDGQTYRLKNGAVVIAAITSCTNTSNPSVMMAAGLVAKKAVEKGLQRKPWVKSSLAPGSKVVTDYYKAAGLTPYLDQLGFDLVGYGCTTCIGNSGPLQEPIEKAIQQADLSVASVLSGNRNFEGRVHPLVKTNWLASPPLVVAYALAGTVRIDISSEPLGQGKDGQPVYLRDIWPSSKEIADAVAQVNTRMFHKEYAEVFAGDAQWQAIEVPQAATYVWQDDSTYIQHPPFFDDIAGPLPQITDVSGARVLALLGDSVTTDHISPAGNIKADSPAGRYLRDKGVEPRDFNSYGSRRGNHEVMMRGTFANIRIRNEMLGGEEGGNTLYIPTGEKLAIYDAAMRYQADGTPLVVIAGQEYGTGSSRDWAAKGTNLLGVKAVIAESFERIHRSNLVGMGVLPLQFKLDQNRKSLKLTGKETLDILGLSGTELTPRMNLTLVITREDGSQEKIEVLCRIDTLNEVEYFKSGGILHYVLRQLIAS
- a CDS encoding CPBP family intramembrane glutamic endopeptidase; translated protein: MTALPWMYLALLSIGYALALSYGQLGLLAALSILLLLAAGFAVRQQRSRVGQYLGHGLFVVLALALAMHWLPGFYNGRAIDPQRFTDDAVPFSLYLNQDKPLIGFWLLLVCPWIVARRPLRLSICAMALALTLTAIAALGGAALLGVISWAPKWPEQAWLWVLNNLLLVTLVEEALFRGYIQGGLSRRFKQLPYGENLALFLAALLFGLVHLGAGWQWTLLATIAGVGYGLAYRFGGLGAAVVTHFGLNLLHFGLFTYPMLA
- a CDS encoding GtrA family protein, with protein sequence MIALAIQTMKFLLVGVLNTLTGLAAIYAIMYFTSLGPLTANAVGYAVGLAISFILNSIWTFKSTNPARHSFPKYILCAIIAYLLNAAAVLLALNALKINPYIAQLCGIVIYSTVMFIACKLFIFKNNAS
- the galE gene encoding UDP-glucose 4-epimerase GalE, whose translation is MTAKNVLVIGGAGYIGSHMVRMLTEEGLGAVVLDDLSSGFADTVPQSVPLIVGDAGNRELLEQIFQEHEIDAVMHFASYIQVGESVLQPAKYYENNLSKTLALLASMAHHQIKNFIFSSTAAIFGSPTNGAICEAHQTVPINPYGRSKLAVEQVLPDYEQAYGIRHVCLRYFNAAGAQPDGSLGERHEPETHLIPLAINAALGNGPSLKIFGDDYSTADGTCVRDYIHVCDIAAAHLSALNHLRNQGDSLKLNLGNGAGYSVKDVLNSVQRITRQAVPHEFVARRMGDPSVLVADSAQARKALNWTPRYPALDDIIAHAYAWHSSM
- a CDS encoding class I SAM-dependent methyltransferase; this translates as MSDNINPDKDQRVRAEFDLLADEYHDQHKENVAITGENPEFFSEYKIADLAALVADQKLPSASVFDFGSGIGNSLPFFRKYFPGSAITCGDVSSRSIEIAKIRFPGDERYVQIENTIPLPTHSQDIVFTACVFHHIPHEDHDHWLKELLRITKPGGILTIYEHNPLNPLTVKAVNTCPLDVNAKLILGRTMAKRATAGGWAKPSVDYKLFFPAFLSYLRPLERKLNWLALGAQYRMSARAPE